One stretch of Centroberyx gerrardi isolate f3 chromosome 13, fCenGer3.hap1.cur.20231027, whole genome shotgun sequence DNA includes these proteins:
- the LOC139925574 gene encoding oxysterol-binding protein-related protein 1-like isoform X2: MSGEGNHGNQPAQCNGVKQHRTSLPAPMFSRNDISIWSILKKCIGMELSKIAMPVIFNEPLSFLQRLTEYMEHTYLIHQANASTDSVERMKCVAAFAVSAVGSQWERTGKPFNPLLGETYELIRDDLGFRWVSEQVSHHPPVSAFHAEGLKEDFLFHGSIYPKLKFWGKSVEAEPKGVITLELPKYNEAYTWTNPTCCVHNIIVGQLWIEQYGNVEVINHKTGERCSLTFKPCGLFGKELHKVEGYILDKSKKKLCAIYGKWTECLYTVDPATFDAHKKADKKNSDEKKSNKQVLYSTVDEEPEEMPPPDAETVQVIPGSELIWRIAPRPDNSAKFYAFTTFTMQLNELDKGMEGVVPSTDCRLRPDIRALENGDIDLASAEKKRLEEKQRMARKNRTKSSDEWKTRWFHQGSNPHNKAQDWLYLKGYWDRNYVQLPDIY, from the exons AACATCTCTACCAGCTCCCATGTTCTCCAGGAATGACATCAGCATCTGGAGTATCCTGAAGAAATGCATTGGCATG GAGTTGTCAAAGATTGCCATGCCTGTGATCTTTAATGAGCCCCTGAGCTTCCTGCAGCGGCTGACAGAATACATGGAGCACACCTACCTCATCCACCAGGCCAATGCCTCTACAGACTCTGTGGAAAGGATGAAG TGTGTTGCAGCATTTGCCGTGTCGGCTGTAGGATCACAGTGGGAGAGGACTGGAAAGCCTTTCAACCCACTACTGGGAGAGACCTACGAGCTGATCAG AGACGACTTGGGTTTCAGGTGGGTGTCGGAGCAAGTGAGCCATCACCCTCCAGTCAGTGCCTTCCATGCTGAGGGCCTCAAGGAGGATTTCCTCTTCCATGGCTCCATCTACCCCAAACTCAAGTTTTGGGGAAAGAGTGTGGAAGCAGAGCCCAAAGGGGTTATCACTCTGGAGCTGCCCAA ATATAATGAAGCGTACACCTGGACAAACCCCACCTGTTGTGTCCACAATATCATTGTTGGCCAGCTTTGGATTGAACAGTACGGCAACGTGGAAGTGATCAATCACAA GACCGGGGAGAGATGCAGCCTGACGTTCAAGCCCTGTGGCCTCTTTGGCAAGGAACTTCATAAAGTGGAGGGGTACATCCTAGATAAAAG CAAAAAGAAGCTTTGTGCGATCTATGGCAAATGGACCGAATGCTTATACACAGTAGACCCCGCTACCTTTGATGCCCACAAAAAAGCTGACAAGAAGAACTcagatgaaaagaaaagcaacaaaCAGGTATTATAT AGCACTGTGGATGAGGAGCCAGAAGAGATGCCTCCACCTGACGCTGAGACGGTCCAGGTCATCCCAGGCAGTGAGCTCATCTGGAGGATAGCGCCTCGACCAGACAACTCAGCCAAG TTCTATGCCTTCACCACATTCACCATGCAGCTGAATGAGCTGGACAAGGGCATGGAGGGAGTAGTTCCCTCCACAGACTGTCGCCTCAGACCTGATATTCGCGCCTTGGAGAATGGAGATATAG ATTTGGCAAGTGCAGAAAAGAAGAgactggaggaaaaacaaagaatGGCTCGGAAAAATCGCACCAAATCAAGCGACGAATGGAAAACAAG GTGGTTTCATCAGGGATCCAACCCCCACAACAAAGCTCAGGACTGGCTCTACTTGAAAGGCTACTGGGACAGGAACTACGTTCAGCTGCCTGACATCTActaa